Proteins from a genomic interval of Micromonospora sp. NBC_00389:
- a CDS encoding SPFH domain-containing protein, with the protein MPVGFTMAIVFAVALAISAVLALVAPRSAVKRTAALAALGLLAVTVLIGVASSAHSVPIRSVGIVTSFGKPTGEVTGSGLKWVAPWQKVGEWDAGRQKYDHIGGNNCVRVRTGTLADACVEVLIEWQVKPENAPKQFMDYKGDFTSFRGQRVGVQLDSAVNDAFAAYNPLEKIDAQTGDLNVDLKPFAANIKASADTRLATDVDILSVTITRVNHDEKTESNIKAFQDKLAQTRNLEQDRKNAEISKQITETNAKVDKVTRCLEIAEKNGANPGLCINPGIVTGK; encoded by the coding sequence ATGCCCGTCGGCTTCACCATGGCGATCGTCTTCGCCGTCGCCCTGGCGATCAGCGCCGTCCTGGCGCTCGTCGCCCCCAGAAGCGCGGTGAAACGGACGGCCGCCCTCGCGGCGCTCGGCCTCCTCGCCGTCACCGTGCTGATCGGCGTCGCCTCCAGCGCCCACTCGGTGCCCATCCGCTCGGTCGGCATCGTCACCAGCTTCGGCAAGCCCACCGGCGAGGTGACCGGATCCGGCCTGAAGTGGGTGGCCCCCTGGCAGAAGGTCGGCGAGTGGGACGCGGGCCGGCAGAAGTACGACCACATCGGCGGCAACAACTGCGTCCGGGTCCGCACCGGCACGCTCGCCGACGCCTGCGTCGAGGTGCTCATCGAGTGGCAGGTCAAGCCGGAGAACGCGCCGAAGCAGTTCATGGACTACAAGGGAGACTTCACCAGCTTCCGGGGCCAGCGGGTGGGCGTGCAGCTCGACAGCGCGGTCAACGACGCGTTCGCCGCGTACAACCCGCTGGAGAAGATCGACGCACAGACCGGTGACCTCAACGTCGACCTGAAGCCGTTCGCGGCGAACATCAAGGCCAGCGCGGACACCCGGCTCGCCACCGACGTGGACATCCTCTCGGTGACCATCACCCGGGTGAACCACGACGAAAAGACCGAGAGCAACATCAAGGCGTTCCAGGACAAGCTGGCACAGACCCGCAACCTGGAGCAGGACCGCAAGAACGCCGAGATCTCCAAGCAGATCACCGAGACCAACGCGAAGGTCGACAAGGTGACCCGCTGCCTGGAGATCGCCGAGAAGAACGGCGCCAACCCGGGTCTCTGTATCAACCCGGGCATCGTCACCGGCAAGTGA
- a CDS encoding ABC transporter ATP-binding protein codes for MTGQALLSARGLTRDFRGFRAVDDVDLDVAPESVHALVGPNGAGKTTLFNLLTGFLRPSGGRIELAGRDVTGLPPEQVARLGVARSFQITSLFPQLSAREHVALALQSSSGLGWRFWRSAKLMGRYTERADELLAMVGLADLADAPSESLAYGRKRALELAIALALDPKVLLLDEPTAGMGLEDVDRTVELIGRVRQGRTVVMVEHNMSVVGRLADTVTVLQAGKVLVEGPYEQVRADERVITAYLGAADAAH; via the coding sequence ATGACCGGGCAAGCGCTCCTGTCGGCCCGAGGGCTGACCAGAGACTTCCGGGGCTTCCGGGCGGTCGACGACGTCGACCTCGACGTCGCGCCGGAGAGTGTGCACGCGCTGGTCGGCCCCAACGGCGCCGGCAAGACCACCCTGTTCAACCTGCTCACCGGCTTCCTGCGACCCAGCGGCGGGCGGATCGAGCTGGCCGGGCGGGACGTCACCGGGCTGCCCCCGGAGCAGGTCGCCCGGCTCGGCGTGGCCCGCTCGTTCCAGATCACCAGCCTCTTCCCGCAGCTCTCCGCCCGGGAGCACGTCGCGCTGGCCCTCCAGTCGTCGAGCGGGCTGGGCTGGCGGTTCTGGCGCTCGGCGAAGCTGATGGGCCGCTACACCGAGCGTGCCGACGAGCTGCTGGCCATGGTGGGGCTGGCCGACCTGGCGGACGCCCCCTCCGAGTCGCTGGCGTACGGGCGCAAGCGGGCACTGGAGCTGGCGATCGCCCTGGCACTGGACCCGAAGGTGCTGCTGCTCGACGAGCCGACCGCCGGGATGGGCCTCGAAGACGTCGACCGCACCGTCGAGCTGATCGGCCGGGTCCGCCAGGGCCGGACCGTGGTGATGGTCGAGCACAACATGAGCGTGGTCGGCCGGCTCGCCGACACGGTCACCGTGCTGCAGGCCGGCAAGGTCCTGGTCGAGGGCCCGTACGAGCAGGTCCGCGCGGACGAACGCGTGATCACCGCCTACCTGGGAGCCGCTGATGCTGCGCATTGA
- a CDS encoding ABC transporter ATP-binding protein, giving the protein MLRIENLSAWYGEAQVLRDASLEVAAGEVVTLVGRNGAGKSTLLRCVMGLHSGQRGTVELDGRDVGKLPAHRRARLGLGWVPDDRGAYATLTVTENLTLPPRVGPDPWSLERVYEAFPALYTRRDSAATMLSGGEQQMLALARVLRMGARLLLCDEPTEGLSPLLVQQVGDLLREAKRHGVTVLLVEQNLHFATGVADRHYLLAEGRVAEAMDNSEVRSRERELLAYLGI; this is encoded by the coding sequence ATGCTGCGCATTGAGAACCTCTCCGCCTGGTACGGCGAGGCGCAGGTGCTGCGGGACGCCAGCCTGGAGGTCGCCGCCGGTGAGGTGGTCACCCTGGTCGGGCGCAACGGCGCCGGCAAGTCCACCCTGCTGCGCTGCGTGATGGGCCTGCACTCCGGCCAGCGCGGCACGGTGGAACTGGACGGGCGCGACGTCGGGAAGCTGCCGGCGCACCGGCGGGCCCGGCTCGGGCTGGGCTGGGTACCCGACGACCGCGGGGCGTACGCCACGCTGACCGTCACCGAGAACCTGACGCTGCCGCCCCGGGTTGGTCCCGACCCGTGGTCGCTGGAGCGCGTGTACGAGGCGTTCCCCGCCCTCTACACCCGGCGCGACTCCGCGGCCACCATGCTCTCCGGCGGCGAGCAGCAGATGCTCGCGCTGGCCCGGGTGCTGCGGATGGGTGCCCGGCTGCTGCTCTGCGACGAGCCCACCGAAGGGCTCTCCCCACTGCTCGTGCAGCAGGTCGGTGACCTGCTGCGGGAGGCCAAGCGGCACGGGGTGACCGTGCTGCTGGTCGAACAGAACCTGCACTTCGCCACCGGTGTCGCCGACCGGCACTACCTGCTGGCCGAGGGACGCGTCGCCGAGGCGATGGACAACTCCGAGGTGCGCTCGCGGGAACGCGAGCTGCTGGCGTACCTCGGGATCTGA
- a CDS encoding ABC transporter substrate-binding protein, translated as MRRTVGVAAASAAVVLVAGCGGGGPQAGGDQKLTGDKIVLGVLNDQSGAYSELSGKNSVTAVEMAIADFTAKYGDKAVTKDITVETADHQNKPDVANSKAQEMYDRKGVDLILDVPTSSAALKVADVAKEKKKLYFNIGAATTDLTGKSCNKYTFHYAYDTYMLANGTGKTTTEQIGKNWYILYPNYAFGQDMEKSFSTAITAAGGKVVGKDGAPFPNTSGDFSTFLLKAPNLNPKPDVLGTMQAGAELVNVVKQYNEFKLRDKGVGLAVGLMFLTDIHSLTPAALAGTTYTDAWYWNFDAKNREFADRFQQKAGTRPTFAHAANYSAALQYLEAVQAAGTDDADAVVKGLEGKTIEDVFLRNGKIRAEDHRVVHDAYLAQVKPQSEVTEPWDYVKVLKTIPAAEAFRAPSADCKL; from the coding sequence ATGCGCAGGACGGTGGGTGTGGCCGCGGCGTCGGCCGCGGTGGTGCTGGTCGCCGGTTGTGGCGGCGGTGGACCCCAGGCGGGCGGCGACCAGAAGCTGACCGGCGACAAGATCGTGCTGGGCGTGCTCAACGACCAGTCGGGGGCGTACTCGGAGTTGTCCGGGAAGAACTCGGTGACGGCGGTGGAGATGGCCATCGCCGACTTCACCGCCAAGTACGGCGACAAGGCGGTGACCAAGGACATCACCGTGGAGACCGCCGACCACCAGAACAAGCCGGACGTGGCCAACTCCAAGGCCCAGGAGATGTACGACCGCAAGGGCGTCGACCTGATCCTGGACGTGCCCACCTCCTCGGCCGCGTTGAAGGTCGCCGACGTGGCCAAGGAGAAGAAGAAGCTCTACTTCAACATCGGCGCCGCGACGACCGACCTGACCGGCAAGAGCTGCAACAAGTACACCTTCCACTACGCCTACGACACGTACATGCTGGCCAACGGCACGGGGAAGACCACCACCGAGCAGATCGGCAAGAACTGGTACATCCTGTACCCGAACTACGCCTTCGGTCAGGACATGGAGAAGAGCTTCTCCACCGCCATCACGGCGGCCGGCGGCAAGGTCGTCGGCAAGGACGGCGCGCCGTTCCCGAACACCAGCGGCGACTTCTCCACGTTCCTGCTCAAGGCGCCGAACCTGAACCCGAAGCCGGACGTGCTGGGCACCATGCAGGCCGGTGCGGAGCTGGTCAACGTGGTGAAGCAGTACAACGAGTTCAAGCTGCGGGACAAGGGCGTCGGCCTCGCGGTGGGGCTGATGTTCCTCACCGACATCCACTCGCTCACCCCGGCGGCGCTGGCCGGCACCACGTACACCGACGCCTGGTACTGGAACTTCGACGCGAAGAACCGGGAGTTCGCCGACCGGTTCCAGCAGAAGGCCGGCACCCGACCGACCTTCGCGCACGCGGCCAACTACTCGGCGGCGTTGCAGTACCTGGAGGCGGTGCAGGCCGCCGGCACCGACGACGCGGACGCCGTCGTCAAGGGCCTGGAAGGCAAGACGATCGAGGACGTCTTCCTGCGCAACGGCAAGATCCGCGCCGAGGACCACCGGGTGGTGCACGACGCGTACCTGGCCCAGGTGAAGCCGCAGTCCGAGGTCACCGAGCCGTGGGACTACGTCAAGGTGCTCAAGACGATCCCCGCCGCGGAGGCGTTCCGCGCGCCGTCAGCGGACTGCAAGCTGTGA
- a CDS encoding branched-chain amino acid ABC transporter permease: MSGFAQNTFNGLVSGAFYALLALGLAVIFGMLRVVNFAHGAFYMLGAFGAYVLLTEAGVPFWAALVIMPVGLGLLGMALERAVIHRLTRLDPLYNFLLTFGLTLILQDLVKLRYGVQSSPYATPSLLSGTVNFGLFDFPTYRVFILGFAVLLCVAVWWVLTRTRIGMVVRAATERPDLTRAFGIDVGRWVTPVFGFGIGLAGLAGVLAAPMRAVNPLMGADLIIVVFAVVVIGGLGSIFGSVAAGFGIGLVQAWGEAYLSNFPIVSQTIVFIVMAVVLLWRPAGLFGREEAPA; the protein is encoded by the coding sequence GTGTCCGGATTCGCGCAGAACACGTTCAACGGGTTGGTGAGCGGGGCGTTCTACGCCCTGCTCGCCCTCGGGCTCGCGGTCATCTTCGGCATGCTGCGGGTGGTCAACTTCGCCCACGGCGCGTTCTACATGCTCGGCGCGTTCGGCGCGTACGTGCTGCTCACCGAGGCGGGCGTGCCGTTCTGGGCGGCCCTGGTGATCATGCCGGTGGGGTTGGGCCTGCTCGGCATGGCGCTGGAGCGGGCGGTGATCCACCGACTGACCAGACTCGACCCGCTCTACAACTTCCTGCTCACCTTCGGCCTGACGCTGATCCTGCAGGATCTGGTGAAGCTGCGCTACGGCGTGCAGTCCAGCCCGTACGCCACCCCGTCGCTGTTGAGCGGGACGGTGAACTTCGGGCTCTTCGACTTCCCGACCTACCGGGTGTTCATCCTCGGCTTCGCGGTGCTGCTCTGCGTCGCGGTGTGGTGGGTGCTCACCCGGACCCGGATCGGCATGGTGGTCCGCGCGGCCACCGAGCGGCCCGACCTGACCCGGGCGTTCGGTATCGACGTCGGACGCTGGGTGACGCCGGTCTTCGGCTTCGGCATCGGGTTGGCCGGGCTGGCCGGCGTGCTGGCCGCGCCGATGCGCGCGGTCAACCCGCTGATGGGCGCCGATCTGATCATCGTGGTCTTCGCGGTGGTGGTGATCGGTGGGCTGGGCTCGATCTTCGGCTCGGTCGCCGCCGGTTTCGGCATCGGCCTGGTCCAGGCGTGGGGCGAGGCGTACCTGTCCAACTTTCCGATCGTGTCGCAGACGATCGTCTTCATCGTGATGGCCGTCGTGCTGCTCTGGCGGCCGGCCGGCCTGTTCGGTCGTGAGGAGGCGCCGGCATGA
- a CDS encoding branched-chain amino acid ABC transporter permease: protein MTSTVDTPADAPRAAPPSGLVAVARAPGWVRYALLAVGLAAAAWLPNGLYPAVAVDILCWALFAVAVDLLLGFTGLMSFGHAAFWGTSAYVTGLVAIHAGLPFPLAVLAGALAAAVLAVPIGYLAVKRTGIYFAMVTLAFAQMVYYVANEWRSVTQGENGLQGVPRELFGWDLTDDYYFYYAILPIVLLGLAAAWRIVHSPFGRVLVGIRDNPARARALGYPVHRYKLTAFVLSGFIAGLGGGLFAVGHRFVSLDVLHWTTSGKAVIVVVLGGIGTLWGGVLGAGIVVRLEDWLSFSGFEAIGLVTGGIFVLVVVLFRRGIWGSAAALARRLAARRR, encoded by the coding sequence ATGACCAGCACTGTGGACACCCCGGCGGACGCGCCCCGAGCGGCGCCACCGTCCGGACTGGTCGCCGTGGCCCGCGCCCCTGGCTGGGTGCGGTACGCGCTGCTCGCCGTCGGGCTGGCCGCCGCCGCCTGGCTGCCCAACGGCCTCTACCCGGCGGTGGCGGTGGACATCCTCTGCTGGGCGCTGTTCGCGGTCGCCGTGGACCTGCTGCTCGGCTTCACCGGGCTGATGTCCTTCGGGCACGCCGCGTTCTGGGGCACCTCGGCGTACGTCACCGGGTTGGTGGCCATCCACGCCGGCCTGCCGTTCCCGCTGGCGGTGCTGGCCGGGGCGCTCGCCGCGGCCGTGCTGGCGGTGCCGATCGGTTACCTGGCGGTCAAGCGGACCGGCATCTACTTCGCCATGGTGACCCTGGCCTTCGCGCAGATGGTCTACTACGTCGCCAACGAGTGGCGCTCGGTGACCCAGGGCGAGAACGGCCTGCAGGGGGTGCCCCGGGAGCTGTTCGGCTGGGACCTCACCGACGACTACTACTTCTACTACGCGATCCTGCCGATCGTGCTGCTCGGGCTGGCCGCCGCCTGGCGGATCGTGCACTCGCCGTTCGGTCGGGTGCTGGTCGGCATCCGGGACAATCCGGCCCGGGCGCGGGCACTGGGCTATCCGGTGCACCGCTACAAGCTCACCGCGTTCGTGCTCTCCGGGTTCATCGCCGGGCTCGGCGGCGGGCTGTTCGCGGTCGGCCACCGCTTCGTCTCACTGGACGTGCTGCACTGGACCACCTCCGGCAAGGCGGTCATCGTGGTCGTGCTCGGCGGGATCGGCACGCTCTGGGGCGGGGTGCTCGGCGCCGGGATCGTGGTCCGGCTGGAGGACTGGTTGTCGTTCTCCGGGTTCGAGGCGATCGGCCTGGTCACCGGCGGCATCTTCGTCCTCGTCGTGGTGCTGTTCCGGCGCGGCATCTGGGGCAGCGCCGCCGCGCTGGCCCGCCGACTGGCGGCGCGCCGCCGGTAA
- a CDS encoding MFS transporter — protein sequence MELHDNTGHPRRWAILGVLVISLLVVVLDNTILNVALRTLADPVHGLGASQGELEWSINSYTLVFAGLLFTFGVLGDRAGRKRFLMIGLALFGLASLLSAYAQSPAQLIAARALMGVGGAAIMPVTLSIISNVFDPRERGRAIGVWAGAVGLAVAIGPILGGALLEHFWWGSVFLINVPVVAAGVILVALLVPESRDPRPGRVDVPGVLLSVIGLVALSYGIIDGGEHGFGRPVAWGSILVGLAVLAWFVQHERRSDHPSLDVRLFTLPRFAAPVAIVGLVFFAAMGVMFFSSFYLQLVRNYSPLQTGLLFLPFAGAQLIFAPRSAAMVRRYGGRAVATVGLALTTVALAAFAFVDATTPIWIVLVVFFFQGVGMANIMPPATESIMSALPREKAGVGSAVSNTVRQVAGALGVAVLGSVLSAVYRADVDGALTGLPAQAREAANESISGAYAAAGQLGPAAPTLISAANDAFVTAMHWAAALSAVVAALGILVVLRWMPGREAAAAVPAAPAAEPELAGTA from the coding sequence ATGGAGCTGCACGACAACACCGGACACCCGAGGAGGTGGGCGATCCTGGGGGTGCTGGTGATCAGCCTCCTCGTGGTCGTCCTCGACAACACGATCCTCAACGTCGCCCTGCGCACCCTGGCCGACCCGGTGCACGGCCTCGGCGCCAGCCAGGGCGAGCTGGAGTGGTCCATCAACTCCTACACTCTGGTCTTCGCCGGGCTGCTGTTCACCTTCGGGGTGCTCGGCGACCGCGCCGGCCGCAAGCGCTTCCTGATGATCGGCCTGGCGCTGTTCGGGCTGGCGTCGTTGCTCTCCGCGTACGCCCAGAGCCCGGCCCAGCTGATCGCGGCCCGCGCCCTGATGGGGGTCGGCGGCGCGGCCATCATGCCGGTGACGCTGTCGATCATCTCCAACGTCTTCGACCCACGTGAGCGCGGCCGGGCGATCGGCGTCTGGGCCGGTGCGGTCGGACTGGCCGTGGCGATCGGCCCGATCCTCGGCGGCGCCCTGCTGGAGCACTTCTGGTGGGGCTCGGTCTTCCTGATCAACGTGCCGGTGGTGGCCGCCGGCGTGATCCTGGTCGCGCTGCTCGTCCCCGAGTCGCGCGACCCGCGCCCGGGCCGCGTCGACGTGCCCGGCGTCCTGCTCTCCGTGATCGGCCTGGTCGCACTCTCCTACGGCATCATCGACGGCGGCGAGCACGGCTTCGGCCGGCCGGTGGCCTGGGGCTCGATCCTGGTCGGCCTGGCGGTGCTGGCCTGGTTCGTGCAGCACGAGCGGCGCAGCGACCACCCGTCGCTGGACGTCCGGCTGTTCACGCTGCCCCGGTTCGCCGCACCCGTGGCCATCGTCGGCCTGGTGTTCTTCGCCGCGATGGGCGTGATGTTCTTCAGCTCGTTCTACCTGCAGCTGGTGCGCAACTACAGCCCGCTGCAGACCGGCCTGCTCTTCCTGCCCTTCGCCGGTGCCCAGCTGATCTTCGCGCCGCGCAGCGCCGCGATGGTCCGCCGCTACGGCGGCCGGGCGGTCGCCACCGTCGGGCTGGCGCTGACCACGGTGGCACTTGCCGCGTTCGCCTTCGTCGACGCGACGACCCCGATCTGGATCGTGCTGGTCGTGTTCTTCTTCCAGGGCGTCGGAATGGCCAACATCATGCCGCCGGCCACCGAGTCGATCATGTCGGCGCTGCCCCGCGAGAAGGCCGGCGTGGGCTCCGCGGTGAGCAACACCGTCCGCCAGGTGGCCGGCGCGCTCGGCGTGGCGGTCCTCGGCTCGGTGCTCTCCGCGGTCTACCGGGCCGACGTGGACGGTGCGCTGACCGGCCTGCCCGCGCAGGCCCGCGAGGCGGCCAACGAGTCGATCTCCGGGGCGTACGCGGCGGCCGGGCAACTCGGCCCGGCGGCGCCGACGCTGATCTCGGCGGCCAACGACGCCTTCGTCACCGCCATGCACTGGGCGGCAGCGCTGTCCGCAGTGGTCGCCGCGCTCGGGATCCTCGTGGTGCTGCGCTGGATGCCGGGCCGGGAGGCCGCGGCTGCCGTACCGGCGGCGCCGGCCGCCGAGCCCGAGTTGGCCGGGACGGCCTAG
- a CDS encoding TetR/AcrR family transcriptional regulator, producing MSDMTSTADAPRSPGRPRSLRADEAIIEATLDLLAEGSTIEALSIEAIAARAGVGKATIYRRWAGKDALLLDALRRLKGVLPQPEGHTVRDDLILLVGAIGKNVDPRAAKIMPCLVPAVNRSPDQFQLYQNIIAPRRQLMREVLRRGVSEGVLRPDLDLEVTMALLTGPMLIQRVLQWNPELDERTLPEQVVDTVLEGIQAR from the coding sequence ATGTCCGACATGACGTCCACAGCTGATGCTCCGCGGTCGCCTGGGCGGCCGCGGAGCCTCCGCGCCGATGAGGCGATCATCGAGGCCACCCTCGACCTGCTCGCCGAGGGCAGCACCATCGAAGCGCTCTCGATCGAGGCGATCGCTGCCCGCGCCGGGGTCGGTAAGGCCACCATCTACCGCCGCTGGGCCGGCAAGGACGCTCTGTTGCTGGACGCGCTGCGCCGGCTCAAGGGCGTCCTGCCGCAGCCCGAGGGGCACACCGTCCGGGACGACCTGATCCTGCTGGTCGGCGCGATCGGGAAGAACGTCGACCCGCGCGCGGCGAAGATCATGCCCTGCCTGGTGCCCGCGGTGAACCGCAGCCCGGACCAGTTCCAGCTCTACCAGAACATCATCGCCCCGCGCCGGCAGCTGATGCGCGAGGTGCTGCGACGGGGCGTCAGCGAGGGGGTGCTCCGGCCCGACCTCGACCTGGAGGTGACCATGGCGCTGCTTACCGGGCCGATGCTGATCCAGCGCGTGCTGCAGTGGAACCCGGAGCTGGACGAGCGGACCCTGCCAGAGCAGGTCGTCGACACCGTGTTGGAGGGCATCCAGGCCCGCTGA
- a CDS encoding helix-turn-helix domain-containing protein codes for MSTMSSPVEFLELLAREAAPVEFEGPLVAARAAGLPADRLAELEQARTVALRVRALLERRRRRETELSGLYDTVSDLAGLRDLDDVLRAIVHRARNLLGADVAYMTLDDEERGDTYMRVTDGSVSARFQRLRLPMGAGLGGLVAQSGAPYVTANYGEDERFHHTGEIDAGVGEEGLVAILGVPLRLGSTSIGVLYSANRSARPFAREEVALLVSLAAHAAVAIDTARLLAETRSALAELSAANTTIRAHSSSVERAAAAHDRMTGLVLRGGGVEDVAAAVTEVLDGALLALDAEGRLLARVGEIDEPDRADIVEAVAASRTEGRSVRRGPLWYAAVVAGTENLGALVLRPDDELVDADQRILERAALVTALLLLFRRTVAEAEGRVRGELLDDLIARPLRDTDALHDRARRLGVDLDAPHVLVAVGDDAIAATGSARQRVFSWATTYASARGGLAAARDGRVVLMLPGRDAGASARAVARDLSRVTGRPVTAGASGPSTGPASLAGTFHEADRCLTALGALGRSGQGASTAELGFVGLLLGTVGDRGEKDVAQFLTATVGPVVDYDARRGTALVRTLEAYFGVGGSLARAAEQLHVHVNTVTQRLERVGQLLGADWQKPERALEVQLALRLHRLRAPAS; via the coding sequence ATGTCGACCATGTCGTCGCCGGTGGAGTTCCTGGAACTGCTCGCCCGCGAGGCCGCGCCGGTCGAGTTCGAGGGACCGCTGGTGGCCGCGCGGGCCGCCGGGCTGCCCGCCGACCGACTGGCCGAGCTGGAACAGGCCAGGACGGTGGCGCTGCGGGTCCGCGCGCTGCTGGAGCGCCGGCGGCGCCGGGAGACCGAGCTGTCCGGCCTGTACGACACGGTCAGCGACCTCGCCGGGCTGCGCGACCTGGACGACGTGCTGCGGGCGATCGTGCACCGGGCCCGCAACCTGCTCGGCGCCGACGTGGCCTACATGACGCTCGACGACGAGGAGCGCGGCGACACCTACATGCGGGTCACCGACGGGTCGGTCTCGGCCCGCTTCCAGCGGCTGCGGCTGCCGATGGGCGCTGGCCTCGGCGGCCTGGTGGCCCAGTCCGGAGCCCCGTACGTCACCGCCAACTACGGCGAGGACGAGCGCTTCCACCACACCGGGGAGATCGACGCCGGGGTCGGCGAGGAGGGTCTGGTGGCGATCCTCGGGGTGCCACTGCGGCTCGGCTCCACCTCGATCGGGGTCCTCTACTCGGCCAACCGCTCGGCCCGCCCGTTCGCCCGGGAGGAGGTGGCGCTGCTGGTCTCCCTGGCCGCGCACGCCGCCGTGGCGATCGACACCGCCCGACTGCTGGCCGAGACCCGCTCGGCGCTGGCCGAGCTGTCGGCGGCGAACACCACCATCCGCGCGCACAGCAGCTCGGTGGAGCGGGCGGCGGCGGCACACGACCGGATGACGGGGCTGGTGCTGCGGGGTGGCGGGGTGGAGGACGTGGCAGCCGCGGTGACCGAGGTGCTGGACGGGGCGCTGCTGGCGCTGGACGCCGAGGGCCGGCTGCTGGCCCGGGTCGGCGAGATCGACGAGCCGGACCGGGCGGACATCGTCGAGGCGGTGGCCGCGTCCCGGACCGAGGGGCGCAGCGTGCGCCGAGGCCCGCTCTGGTACGCGGCGGTGGTGGCGGGCACGGAGAACCTGGGCGCCCTGGTACTGCGACCGGACGACGAGCTGGTCGACGCCGACCAGCGAATCCTGGAACGGGCCGCGCTGGTCACCGCACTGCTGCTGCTGTTCCGACGCACCGTGGCCGAGGCCGAGGGGCGGGTACGCGGCGAGCTGCTGGACGACCTGATCGCCCGGCCGCTGCGCGACACCGACGCCCTGCACGACCGCGCCCGCCGGCTCGGGGTGGACCTGGACGCGCCGCACGTGCTGGTGGCGGTGGGCGACGACGCGATCGCCGCCACCGGCTCTGCCCGCCAGCGGGTGTTCTCCTGGGCCACCACGTACGCCTCGGCCCGGGGCGGCCTGGCCGCGGCGCGCGACGGCCGGGTGGTGTTGATGCTGCCCGGGCGGGACGCGGGCGCCAGCGCCCGCGCGGTGGCCCGGGACCTGTCCCGGGTGACCGGCCGGCCGGTGACCGCCGGGGCGAGCGGCCCGTCGACCGGGCCGGCGTCGCTGGCCGGCACGTTCCACGAGGCGGACCGCTGCCTCACCGCACTCGGCGCGCTGGGCCGCTCCGGCCAGGGGGCGAGCACCGCCGAGCTGGGCTTCGTCGGGCTGCTGCTGGGCACGGTCGGTGACCGGGGCGAGAAGGACGTGGCGCAGTTCCTCACCGCCACCGTCGGGCCGGTGGTCGACTACGACGCCCGGCGGGGCACGGCGCTGGTGCGGACGCTGGAGGCGTACTTCGGGGTGGGCGGCAGCCTGGCCCGGGCCGCCGAGCAGTTGCACGTGCACGTCAACACGGTGACCCAGCGGTTGGAACGGGTGGGGCAGTTGCTCGGCGCCGACTGGCAGAAGCCCGAGCGGGCGTTGGAGGTGCAGCTTGCGCTGCGCCTGCACCGGCTCCGCGCCCCCGCCAGCTGA
- a CDS encoding 3-hydroxybutyrate dehydrogenase, translating into MTAEPVAVPHVVQVDLAGRTALVTGGGSGIGRACALRLGAAGAKVLVVDRNLEAAEAVAAEAGGHAEGMDLADTAAVDRLDVDVDIVVNNAGLQHVAPLQDFPVERFEYIQRVMVEAPFLIIRRALPHMYARGWGRIINISSVHGLRASPFKAAYVSAKHALEGLSKVVALEGAAHGVTANCINPAYVRTPLVESQIADQAASHGLPETEVIEKIMLARAAIKRLIEPEEVAELMAYLCSAPAAFITGASIALDGGWTAN; encoded by the coding sequence ATGACGGCAGAACCCGTGGCGGTCCCCCACGTCGTACAGGTCGACCTCGCCGGTCGTACCGCCCTGGTCACCGGGGGCGGCAGCGGCATCGGGCGGGCCTGCGCCCTGCGACTGGGCGCGGCCGGCGCCAAGGTGCTCGTGGTGGACCGCAACCTGGAGGCGGCCGAGGCGGTGGCCGCCGAGGCCGGCGGCCACGCCGAGGGGATGGACCTGGCCGACACCGCGGCGGTGGACCGGCTCGACGTGGACGTGGACATCGTCGTCAACAACGCCGGGCTCCAGCATGTGGCGCCGCTGCAGGACTTTCCCGTCGAGCGTTTCGAGTACATCCAGCGGGTGATGGTCGAGGCGCCGTTCCTGATCATCCGCCGCGCCCTGCCGCACATGTACGCCCGGGGCTGGGGCCGGATCATCAACATCTCCTCGGTGCACGGGCTGCGCGCCTCGCCGTTCAAGGCGGCCTACGTCTCCGCCAAGCACGCCCTGGAAGGGCTGTCGAAGGTGGTCGCGCTGGAAGGCGCCGCGCACGGGGTGACCGCCAACTGCATCAACCCGGCGTACGTGCGCACCCCGCTGGTGGAGAGCCAGATCGCCGACCAGGCGGCCAGCCACGGCCTCCCGGAGACTGAGGTGATCGAGAAGATCATGCTGGCCCGGGCCGCCATCAAGCGGCTGATCGAACCGGAGGAGGTGGCCGAGCTGATGGCGTACCTCTGCTCCGCGCCGGCGGCCTTCATCACGGGCGCGTCGATCGCGCTCGACGGGGGCTGGACGGCCAACTAG